From the genome of Amycolatopsis sp. NBC_01488, one region includes:
- a CDS encoding low temperature requirement protein A: MTDGDETGGGKRVGWVELYFDLVFVFAVGQVAHGMVADPHWARAAAALGLFATLWWTWIGFAVLYNRRGDDSRAADRLFVLAGTIPCGIAATQAHHVFEGHPAVFAAAMAGVRLILAAAAPSGGCTSPRPRGSTSACSISPAATPHSRTRCTRSATSSRPSRCCSSRPG; encoded by the coding sequence GTGACCGATGGGGACGAAACCGGCGGCGGCAAGCGGGTCGGCTGGGTCGAGCTGTACTTCGACCTGGTCTTCGTGTTCGCGGTGGGCCAGGTGGCGCACGGCATGGTGGCGGACCCGCACTGGGCGCGCGCCGCCGCCGCGCTCGGCCTGTTCGCGACGCTGTGGTGGACGTGGATCGGCTTCGCCGTGCTCTACAACCGCCGCGGCGACGACAGCCGCGCCGCCGACCGGCTGTTCGTGCTCGCCGGCACGATCCCGTGCGGGATCGCCGCCACGCAGGCGCACCACGTCTTCGAGGGGCATCCCGCGGTCTTCGCGGCGGCGATGGCCGGGGTCCGCCTGATCCTGGCGGCCGCGGCGCCCTCTGGTGGCTGTACTTCTCCTCGGCCGCGCGGATCTACGAGCGCCTGCTCGATCTCTCCGGCGGCAACCCCGCACTCGCGTACTCGCTGTACGCGGTCGGCCACCTCTTCCCGGCCTTCGCGCTGCTGCTCGTCGCGACCGGGGTGA
- a CDS encoding low temperature requirement protein A, whose protein sequence is MLDLSGGNPALAYSLYAVGHLFPAFALLLVATGVNLSLHESPPRAAAWFTTAGLAMYLAGTRVFSAPGRPRWYASLARIAALAATVCLAFLGLVLPAPAVVVVIAAWAVMSTVVAAGIRHRTLDRFDEDPVAFLRGVQEERRRGAAGEQAAESRPAGPALES, encoded by the coding sequence CTGCTCGATCTCTCCGGCGGCAACCCCGCACTCGCGTACTCGCTGTACGCGGTCGGCCACCTCTTCCCGGCCTTCGCGCTGCTGCTCGTCGCGACCGGGGTGAACCTGTCTCTGCACGAATCGCCACCGCGAGCGGCGGCGTGGTTCACGACGGCGGGCCTGGCGATGTACCTGGCCGGCACCCGGGTCTTCTCGGCACCCGGCCGCCCGCGCTGGTACGCGAGCCTGGCCCGGATCGCGGCCCTCGCGGCCACGGTGTGCCTCGCTTTCCTAGGCCTCGTCCTGCCGGCGCCCGCGGTGGTCGTGGTGATCGCCGCGTGGGCGGTGATGAGCACGGTGGTGGCGGCGGGGATCCGCCACCGCACGCTCGACCGCTTCGACGAGGACCCGGTGGCGTTCCTGCGCGGCGTCCAGGAGGAGCGGCGGCGCGGGGCCGCCGGCGAGCAGGCGGCGGAGAGCCGGCCCGCCGGACCAGCTCTCGAGTCCTAG
- a CDS encoding MarR family winged helix-turn-helix transcriptional regulator, which produces MRSDVDAALEALRAMVAIADATVGRTTEQLTLTQFRALRVVADRTPVTMGKVAQELALNPSSVTRACARLVALDLLEKAANPLNRRETLLAPTPAGRQLVERVDHDRRQVLTAVLRHLDADARDAAIATFVRFAAAVKAYETDSRSLLRGAN; this is translated from the coding sequence ATGAGGTCGGACGTCGACGCCGCCCTGGAGGCGCTCCGGGCGATGGTGGCGATCGCGGACGCCACCGTCGGGCGGACCACCGAGCAGCTGACCCTGACCCAGTTCCGCGCGCTGCGGGTGGTGGCCGACCGGACGCCGGTCACCATGGGCAAAGTCGCCCAGGAGCTGGCGCTCAACCCCTCGTCGGTCACCCGGGCGTGTGCTCGGCTGGTCGCGCTGGACCTCCTCGAGAAGGCGGCCAACCCGCTGAACCGCCGCGAGACGCTGCTCGCGCCGACGCCCGCGGGCCGCCAGCTTGTCGAGCGCGTCGACCACGACCGGCGGCAGGTGCTGACGGCCGTGCTGCGGCACCTGGACGCCGACGCCCGGGATGCCGCGATCGCGACGTTCGTGCGGTTCGCCGCGGCCGTCAAAGCGTACGAAACGGATTCCCGGTCACTGTTGCGTGGCGCAAACTAG
- a CDS encoding thiamine pyrophosphate-requiring protein, giving the protein MAQTVGDYLLQRLREWGVEQVFAYPGDGINGLVASFGKADNQPRFVQARHEEMAAFSAVGYAKFSGRVGVCMATSGPGAIHLLNGLYDAKLDHVPVVAIVGQTARSAMGGSYQQEVDLQALYKDVASEYLVEVNVAEQLPNALDRAIRTAESSRCPTALIIPADLQEEPYSAPQHAFKQVPSSPPSTSWPAPVPPEADLDAAAEVLNAGEKVAVLVGQGARGAAEEVRQLAEVTGAGVAKALLGKDVLSDELPYVTGSIGLLGTRPSYELMRDCDTLLIVGSNFPYSQFLPDFGQARAVQIDLDGRFIGMRYPTEVNLVGDSAATLRALLPRLTSKPDRQWRETIEKNVASWWDTVEKEAAVEADPVNPMAVVSELSKRIPENAIVTADSGSSTNWYARNLRIRGDIRGSLSGTLATMGPGVPYAIGAKFAHPDRPVIALVGDGAMQMNGLAELITIARYQHLWSDPRCVICVFHNNDLNQVTWELRAMGGAPKFEESQSLPDVDYAGFALSLGLTAVTVDKPDQLAAAWDTALSAGKPAVLDVRCDPEVPPIPPHATFEQVKSAAQAVLKGDPDAFHLVAQGVKTKLQEFLPGKNR; this is encoded by the coding sequence ATGGCTCAGACGGTCGGTGACTACCTGCTTCAGCGCTTGCGCGAGTGGGGCGTCGAGCAGGTCTTCGCCTATCCGGGCGACGGGATCAACGGCCTCGTCGCCTCGTTCGGCAAAGCGGACAACCAGCCACGGTTCGTCCAGGCCCGGCACGAGGAGATGGCCGCCTTCTCGGCGGTCGGCTACGCGAAGTTCAGCGGACGCGTCGGTGTCTGCATGGCCACCTCGGGCCCCGGCGCGATCCACCTGCTCAACGGGCTCTACGACGCCAAGCTCGACCACGTCCCGGTGGTGGCGATCGTCGGGCAGACCGCGCGCAGCGCGATGGGCGGCAGCTACCAGCAGGAAGTCGACCTCCAGGCACTGTACAAGGACGTCGCGAGCGAATACCTCGTCGAGGTCAACGTCGCCGAGCAGCTGCCGAACGCGCTCGACCGGGCGATCCGCACGGCCGAGTCGTCCCGCTGCCCGACCGCGCTGATCATCCCCGCGGACCTGCAGGAAGAGCCCTACTCGGCGCCCCAGCACGCGTTCAAGCAGGTGCCCTCCAGCCCGCCGAGCACGTCCTGGCCCGCCCCGGTCCCGCCCGAGGCCGACCTCGACGCCGCGGCCGAGGTGCTCAACGCCGGCGAAAAGGTCGCCGTCCTGGTCGGGCAGGGCGCGCGCGGCGCGGCCGAAGAGGTCCGCCAGCTCGCGGAGGTCACCGGCGCGGGCGTGGCCAAAGCGTTGCTGGGCAAGGACGTCCTGTCCGACGAGCTGCCGTACGTGACCGGCTCGATCGGGCTGCTCGGCACCCGGCCGAGCTACGAGCTCATGCGCGACTGCGACACGCTGCTGATCGTCGGCTCGAACTTCCCGTACAGCCAGTTCCTGCCGGACTTCGGCCAGGCCCGCGCGGTGCAGATCGACCTCGACGGCCGGTTCATCGGGATGCGCTACCCGACCGAGGTCAACCTCGTCGGCGACAGCGCGGCCACGCTGCGCGCGCTGCTGCCGCGGCTGACGAGCAAGCCGGACCGCCAGTGGCGCGAGACCATCGAGAAGAACGTCGCCTCCTGGTGGGACACGGTCGAGAAGGAAGCCGCGGTGGAGGCCGACCCGGTGAACCCGATGGCCGTCGTGTCCGAGCTGTCGAAGCGGATCCCGGAGAACGCCATCGTCACCGCGGACTCGGGCTCCTCCACCAACTGGTACGCCCGCAACCTGCGCATCCGCGGCGACATCCGCGGGTCGCTGTCGGGCACGCTGGCGACGATGGGCCCGGGCGTGCCGTACGCCATCGGCGCGAAGTTCGCCCACCCCGACCGGCCGGTGATCGCGCTCGTCGGCGACGGCGCCATGCAGATGAACGGCCTCGCCGAGCTGATCACCATCGCCCGCTACCAGCACCTGTGGAGCGACCCCCGCTGCGTGATCTGCGTCTTCCACAACAACGACCTCAACCAGGTCACCTGGGAGCTGCGCGCGATGGGCGGGGCGCCGAAGTTCGAGGAGTCCCAGAGCCTGCCGGACGTCGACTACGCCGGCTTCGCCCTGTCGCTCGGGCTCACGGCGGTCACCGTCGACAAGCCGGACCAGCTGGCCGCGGCGTGGGACACCGCGCTGAGCGCGGGCAAGCCTGCCGTGCTCGACGTCCGGTGCGACCCCGAGGTGCCGCCGATCCCGCCGCACGCGACGTTCGAGCAGGTGAAGTCGGCCGCTCAGGCGGTGCTGAAGGGCGACCCCGACGCGTTCCACCTCGTGGCTCAGGGGGTCAAGACGAAGCTGCAGGAGTTCCTGCCCGGGAAGAACCGGTGA
- a CDS encoding enolase C-terminal domain-like protein, with product MTTIERVGAQAYRVPTPAPEADGTLAWDATTIVVVHVEAGGLRGLGWTYADAACVPLIEGVLATAVRGHEVPDVPACWAAMQHAIRNLGRPGLVSCAMSAVDIALWDAAARSLGLPLTRLLGRVHDEVAVYGSGGFTTLTDGELIAQLDHWVRRQRLPRVKIKIGESAGTRVARDLERVAVTRDKVGDDVEVYVDANGAYSPAQARRVAERLLEWGVTWFEEPVSSDDLPGLAATRFPGGPDIAAGEYGYDLPYFARMLPSVDCLQVDVTRCGGYTEWRRATALAAAVNRDVSAHCAPNLSAHAAAATQNFRHIEWFADHDRIERLFFDGCLDPAGGTVTPDLTAPGHGLTFRPEAAAEYAL from the coding sequence GTGACCACGATCGAGCGGGTCGGCGCCCAGGCCTACCGGGTGCCGACCCCCGCGCCCGAGGCCGACGGCACCCTGGCCTGGGACGCCACCACGATCGTCGTCGTGCACGTCGAAGCCGGCGGGCTCCGCGGGCTGGGCTGGACGTACGCGGACGCGGCCTGCGTGCCGCTGATCGAAGGCGTGCTCGCGACCGCCGTCCGCGGCCACGAGGTGCCCGACGTGCCCGCCTGCTGGGCGGCCATGCAGCACGCCATCCGCAACCTCGGGCGCCCGGGCCTGGTCTCGTGCGCGATGTCCGCCGTCGACATCGCGTTGTGGGACGCCGCGGCCCGCTCGCTCGGGCTGCCCTTGACCAGGCTGCTCGGCCGGGTGCACGACGAGGTCGCCGTGTACGGCAGCGGCGGCTTCACCACGCTCACCGACGGCGAGCTGATCGCGCAGCTGGACCACTGGGTGCGCCGGCAGCGTCTCCCGCGCGTGAAGATCAAGATCGGCGAGTCGGCGGGCACCCGGGTGGCCCGCGACCTCGAGCGGGTGGCCGTCACGCGGGACAAGGTCGGCGACGACGTCGAGGTCTACGTCGACGCCAACGGCGCCTACTCCCCCGCCCAGGCCCGCCGGGTCGCCGAGCGGCTGCTGGAGTGGGGCGTGACGTGGTTCGAAGAACCCGTCTCGAGCGACGATCTGCCCGGGCTCGCGGCAACGCGCTTCCCCGGCGGCCCGGACATCGCCGCCGGGGAGTACGGCTACGACCTGCCCTACTTCGCGCGCATGCTGCCGTCGGTCGACTGCCTCCAGGTCGACGTCACCCGCTGCGGTGGCTACACCGAGTGGCGGCGAGCCACGGCGCTGGCCGCGGCGGTGAACCGTGACGTGTCCGCCCACTGCGCCCCGAACCTCTCGGCGCACGCCGCCGCGGCCACGCAGAACTTCCGGCACATCGAGTGGTTCGCCGACCACGACCGGATCGAGCGGCTGTTCTTCGACGGCTGCCTCGACCCGGCCGGCGGCACCGTCACCCCCGATCTGACCGCGCCCGGCCACGGCCTGACCTTCCGGCCCGAAGCCGCGGCCGAGTACGCACTCTGA